Proteins from one Lepidochelys kempii isolate rLepKem1 chromosome 6, rLepKem1.hap2, whole genome shotgun sequence genomic window:
- the CCND1 gene encoding G1/S-specific cyclin-D1 isoform X1 — MEHQLLCCEVETIRRAYLDANLLNDRVLQTMLKAEETCSPSVSYFKCVQKEILPYMRKIVATWMLEVCEEQKCEEEVFPLAMNYLDRFLSFEPLKKNRLQLLGATCMFVASKMKETIPLTAEKLSIYTDNSIRPDELLQMELFLVNKLKWNLAAMTPHDFIEHFLTKMPVAEDTKQIIRKHAQTFVALCATDVKFISNPPSMIAAGSVVAAVQGLHLGDTNTFLSYQSLTHFLSQVIKCDPDCLRACQEQIESLLESSLRQAQQHNISSETKTVEDEADLSCTPTDVRDVNI; from the exons ATGGAACATCAGCTGCTGTGTTGTGAAGTGGAAACCATCAGAAGAGCCTATCTAGATGCCAACCTACTAAATGACAGGGTTCTGCAGACAATGCTGAAGGCAGAGGAGACCTGCTCGCCCTCTGTGTCCTACTTCAAGTGCGTGCAGAAGGAAATCTTGCCATATATGAGGAAAATAGTTGCCACTTGGATGCTGGAG GTTTGCGAGGAGCAGAAATGTGAAGAGGAAGTTTTCCCCTTGGCTATGAATTATTTGGACAGATTTTTGTCGTTTGAACCCCTCAAGAAAAACCGATTGCAACTTCTGGGAGCTACCTGCATGTTTGTGGCTTCAAAAATGAAGGAAACGATTCCTCTAACCGCAGAAAAACTGAGCATTTACACCGACAACTCCATTAGACCCGACGAATTACTG cAAATGGAGCTGTTTCTGGTGAATAAGCTGAAATGGAATCTGGCCGCAATGACCCCTCATGATTTCATTGAACATTTCCTTACTAAAATGCCTGTGGCGGAGGACACCAAGCAAATCATCCGTAAACATGCCCAGACTTTTGTGGCTCTGTGCGCAACAG ATGTTAAGTTTATTTCAAACCCACCTTCCATGATCGCAGCTGGGAGTGTGGTAGCAGCCGTGCAAGGCCTTCACCTGGGAGACACTAACACTTTCCTCTCCTATCAAAGTCTCACACATTTCCTATCACAAGTTATCAAATGTGACCCG GATTGTTTACGAGCTTGCCAAGAACAGATTGAATCCCTCCTCGAATCCAGTCTACGCCAGGCACAGCAACACAACATATCTTCAGAAACAAAGACTGTTGAGGATGAAGCAGACCTTTCCTGCACACCCACCGATGTGCGAGACGTGAACATTTAA
- the CCND1 gene encoding G1/S-specific cyclin-D1 isoform X2, giving the protein MEHQLLCCEVETIRRAYLDANLLNDRVLQTMLKAEETCSPSVSYFKCVQKEILPYMRKIVATWMLEVCEEQKCEEEVFPLAMNYLDRFLSFEPLKKNRLQLLGATCMFVASKMKETIPLTAEKLSIYTDNSIRPDELLQMELFLVNKLKWNLAAMTPHDFIEHFLTKMPVAEDTKQIIRKHAQTFVALCATDVKFISNPPSMIAAGSVVAAVQGLHLGDTNTFLSYQSLTHFLSQVIKCDPI; this is encoded by the exons ATGGAACATCAGCTGCTGTGTTGTGAAGTGGAAACCATCAGAAGAGCCTATCTAGATGCCAACCTACTAAATGACAGGGTTCTGCAGACAATGCTGAAGGCAGAGGAGACCTGCTCGCCCTCTGTGTCCTACTTCAAGTGCGTGCAGAAGGAAATCTTGCCATATATGAGGAAAATAGTTGCCACTTGGATGCTGGAG GTTTGCGAGGAGCAGAAATGTGAAGAGGAAGTTTTCCCCTTGGCTATGAATTATTTGGACAGATTTTTGTCGTTTGAACCCCTCAAGAAAAACCGATTGCAACTTCTGGGAGCTACCTGCATGTTTGTGGCTTCAAAAATGAAGGAAACGATTCCTCTAACCGCAGAAAAACTGAGCATTTACACCGACAACTCCATTAGACCCGACGAATTACTG cAAATGGAGCTGTTTCTGGTGAATAAGCTGAAATGGAATCTGGCCGCAATGACCCCTCATGATTTCATTGAACATTTCCTTACTAAAATGCCTGTGGCGGAGGACACCAAGCAAATCATCCGTAAACATGCCCAGACTTTTGTGGCTCTGTGCGCAACAG ATGTTAAGTTTATTTCAAACCCACCTTCCATGATCGCAGCTGGGAGTGTGGTAGCAGCCGTGCAAGGCCTTCACCTGGGAGACACTAACACTTTCCTCTCCTATCAAAGTCTCACACATTTCCTATCACAAGTTATCAAATGTGACCCG ATCTGA